In Segatella copri, the DNA window TAAAGGTCGCCTCATCATCATCGATGGTGATAATCTGGAGTTCGGAGAGAATCCGGAAGACTTCCGAAAGGTTACTGACCTGATAGATGCCGAGCTCTTCGGCCTGTTTGCTGAAAAGGAGGTTTAAAAGTAAAAAGGTAAAAGGGTAAAAAGGTAAAAAGAACCTTAACCCCCTTTCGCCCCCCGTTCCTAGCGATTCCATCGCTAGTCCCCCAAGTCCTTATCATAAAGGTAAAAAGCGCAACCCCGCTAGGCGTCAAAGGAGGAACGTCTGGCGGGGTTGCGTTTTATGGTTGTACAACTAAAGGGTTTATAGTTGTACGACTATAGGGTGTATGGTTGTACGACTATAAGGGTTGTAGTTGTACGATTAAAAGGTGTTGTCACTAGGCTCGGCAGACCTGCTGACTGCAGTCGGCAGAGCTGCTGACTAGGCTCAGCAGCTCTGCTGAGCCTAGTGGCAACCTTCGAGAAGCAGTCTCCTTCAACTCGAAAAGCAGTCTCCTAAAACTAAAAGAGGCGTCTCTTTGAACCCAAAGAAACGTCTCCTTTCGCTTATTCAATCATATCCTTCTGCTTATTCAAACATCTGAATACGCTTATTCAATCATAATCTTCTGCTTATTCAAACATCTGAATACGCCAGCAGAACTATCTCCTTCCCCCGGAAGAGCCGGATGCTTTGTAGAACTTACCTTTCTGGCGGGAGATGAAGATGCCGCCTTGGGCTGAAGTCTTATCTACTTGCTGGCCATTGAGATTATAGATAATCTCTTTCTCATCCTTTTTATGAAGGGTAGGAGAGGCGATGAAAGTTGTGCCGGAAACAATGTCGAAGCGGATGAATTTTTGGGTAAAAATTCCTACTGTTCTGTTCCTTTTTGCTACAAAATACGCTCGTTTTCTCTGTTTCTGATCCACCATTAAGTCTGTCTGTTGACTGATGAATCAGGCTGTTTTTTGAGTTTTTTCACTTTAGATGCAAATTAAACCATAAAAAAATGTGCTCTTTCAGAAAAAAGTGTTACCTTTGCAACCGCTTAGAAGCATTTATATAAAATAACGTTATAACAAATTTATGAACTTTACACTATTTATCACCGTTTTGCTGACGGCTGTAACCTTGGTGGTGGCTGCTTATGTCATCGCGAAGTTGATCGGTCCTCGTTCATACAATCCGGTAAAGGGTGAACCTTTTGAGTGCGGTATTCCGACTCGTGGCAGCTCATGGTTGCCATCACACATCGGCTACTACCTCTTCGCCATCCTTTTCCTGATGTTTGACATCGAGACAGTATTGCTTTACCCATGGGCAGTCGTAGTTAAGCAGTTTGGACCAATGGCTCTCGTGAGCATCGGGTTCTTCTTGTTGGTATTGGTATTTGGCCTTGCATACGCTTGGCGGAAAGGAGCATTGGAATGGAAGTAAACAAAAGAGCCTCTATCAAGAGTATTCCTTACGACGAGTT includes these proteins:
- a CDS encoding NADH-quinone oxidoreductase subunit A, with the translated sequence MNFTLFITVLLTAVTLVVAAYVIAKLIGPRSYNPVKGEPFECGIPTRGSSWLPSHIGYYLFAILFLMFDIETVLLYPWAVVVKQFGPMALVSIGFFLLVLVFGLAYAWRKGALEWK